The stretch of DNA TGGGGCAGGTGCGCGCCGCGGTAGCCCTCCTCGGCCGAGAGCCAGTTGGCCTCGGTGTGGATGTAGTGCACACGACGCAGGGCGCCCTTGTCGATAGCCAGGGCGATCTTGTTCAGCACCTCTTTGATCAGTTTCGGCTCCTGGCTGGTCACGGTGGGGCACCAGCGCACCAGGCCCTGGGCGATCAGGGCTTTCTCGCAGGCCTCCAGGCCCTCCAGGCTCAGCCCCGGGTCGGTCAGCTCCACGCCCTGGTAGCCGTTGACCTGGATATCGACCAGGCCGCGGGTGAGCCAGAGGTCGGAGGCGTTGTCCGCGGCGCGGTCGAGGCTCACGATACGGCCTTTCTGGATCTCCACCTCCCAGGCGTAGGGCCGTCCCGGCAGCTTCACTTTGAACTTTATCCCGTCCGCCTTGTCCATCTCCGCCCCGTTCCCGGCAGCGGCCGCTGTCGCCCGGCCCACTCCCAGGGCCGCAGCCGCGGCTGTCCCGGCCTTGAGAAAACTCCGTCTGTCCATCCTCGTGCTCATGCTCTGCCTCCCGGTCTTGAATAAATCAGCCAATCGACGCCCGTGGGCGCCGGATACCGTCCCGAGGAAAATCAGTCCAAGCCAAAAGGATTTGGTACAGTCCTCGCGTTTTGCGTAGGGGCGGCCCCCTGTGGCCGCCCAGACCGGCAGGGGCAGGCACAGGGGCCTGCCCCTACGTTGACCGACGATACCGGGCTCAAGCCGACTCGCTACCCATGTTGCCGGCTCAGACATGCGCGGCCCCCAAAGGCGACTGCGAGAAGACCCGGCCTGATTGTAGAGAGTATGTCCGGTTGTGTGAACAAACCTTTCGCTGTCTTGTCAGTCGATTATCCGCTCCAGGCGAAGGCCGCCCTGTGTCTCGCGGAACAGCACGAACGGGCCGCCCGCGCCGGGGAACACCTGGTTCCCGCCGGGCGCCCCCAGCAGCTCGGCCGGGTTGAGCGAGGCCAGACGCAAGGCTTCGTCCGCACTCACCGCGCCGAACGCCACCGCCCGGTCGACACCCTGGGCCAGGCTGCGCCAGGCGCCGCTCAGAAGCCCGGTGCCGGGCATGAACACTCCGCCGTCGCGCACCACCACCGTGCGCTCGCCCTTGGTGTACTCGCCATCCGGCTTGCCACCCAGGTATACCAGATCGCTGGTGAACAGGCTGCGCGAAAGCCCCTTGGCTTTCAGACCTGTCTTAAGCACGTGGTAGGGGATATGGTGGCCGTCCGGGATAAAGCTGGCCCAGAGACGGTCCTCGGCGAGCTGGGCGAAAATGGGGTTATTGTGGCGCGGGACCACGGCCGCGCAGCCGTTGAACAGGTGCGTCGAAAGGCGCGCCCCGGCCAGGGCCGCCGCGACCACCGTGTCGTAGTCGGCGTTGTGGTGGGCCAGGGCCACCAGCACACCCTTGCCGCTAAGCCAGCGGGTGAACTCGATCGCCCCTTTCCGCTCCGGGGCCAACGAGACATAGCCGATATGCCCGCCGGCCGCGGCTTGCCAGGCGTCGAACTCCTCCACGCTGGGATCGGACATGAAACGGGGAAGGTGCGCGCCGCGGAAACCCTCCTCCGCCGAGAGCCAGTTGGCCTCGGTGTGGATGCAGTGAACCCGGCGCAGGGCCTTTTTCTGTATAGCCGCGTTCAGCTTGCCCAGCACCTCGCGGATCAGGATCGGCTCGTTGGTGGTTACCGTGGGGCACCAGCGGGTCACGCCCTGCCGGTACAGCTCGTTCTCCAGGTTCTCAAGGCCCTCCAGGCTCAGCTCGGGGCTCGTGATCAGCACGCCTTGATAACCGTTGACCTGGATATCCACCAGGCCGTGGGTGAGCCAGAGGCCCTCGGCGGAGCTGTCCGTGCGCTCGACCCCGGCCACGGCGCCGCTTTCCAGGCGCACGGTCTGCGGGTAGACCCGGCCCGGCAGCCGGACTGTAAGCTCTTCCATCTTTCGCCTCGGTATCGAAATGATATTATTGTCATTTAAAACTCTGCAATCTTTCGCATTCATATCTGGAATAAACTAAACGCACCTTCCGGCGGCAGCCAGAAAAAACAGGCACAATGAATTGATTTCTCCGGCCGGGTGAATTATCTTCCCGCCATTCGTCCGGTGCCGTACTACTTCCCGCCGATACACCTGGAGCACTCCCCGCAGAGCCGGCCAAAGGAGACAGAATGAACGGGTTCGAGCAGCTATCCGTGATTGATTACTACGTAATCGGCGTCTACATGGTCATCATGCTGACAGTCGGGGCGCTGATGGCGCGTTTCAACAAGAACGCGGACGACTATTTCAAGGGCGGCAACCGTCTGCCCTCCTGGCTGGCCACGCTCAGCCTGTTCATGACCTCGTTCAGCAGCTGGACATTCACCGGCGGGGCGGGCAAGACCTACGAAAGCGGCATCTCGATTTTCTCGATGTACTGGGGGGCGGTGCTCGGCCTGGGGTTCGGCTACCTGGTCTACGCCAAGCGCTGGCGCCGCACCCGCTCGCTGACCATCCTGGAATACCTCTCCGAGCGCTACGACAGCCGGGTGCACCAGTTCATCAGTTGGGCCAACACCCCGGTGACAATCTTCCAGTGCGCGATCTGGCTTTATGCCCTTAGCATATTCCTGAGTGCGGCCACCCATATCCCGGTGACCCAGGTGATTATCGGCAGCGGGCTGGTGATCCTGCTCTACACCATGCTGGGCGGGCTGTGGGGGGTGTGTATCACCGATTCGCTCCAGTTTTTCATCCTCTTCCCGATAGCCATACTTGTGACAGTGCTCAGCCTCCAGGCCGTGGGGGGACTGGGCGCCCTGGTCAGCCAGGCTCCGCCCAACTACTGGATGCCGTTCAACGAGACGTCCGGGATCACCAAGCTGTTCGTCGTGTTCCAGTTCATCAACGGCTTTTTCATGTTCAACTCCGGCGGCGGTGCGCAGCGCTATTTCTCGGCCCCCACCGAGAAAGAGGCTGCCCGGATCGCCGGCTGGTCGGCCATCCTCTGCTTTGTCGGCCCCTTTATCTGGCTCACCCCGGCCCTGTGCTGCCGGGTGCTGTTCCCCAACATCGGACAGGATGCGGCCAGCGCTTTCGGCCTGGCCAAGCCGAGTGAGGCCTCCTACGTACTGATAAGCCTTCATGTCCTGCCCCACGGCATGCAGGGGGTGCTGATCTCGGGCATCCTGGCCGCCACGATGAGCTCCATCTCGGGATTTTTCAACATGTACTCCGCGGTGATCACCAAGGACATCATCGGAACCGTGTTCCTGAAGAACGCCAGCAGCAAGCTTCTGCACCGCATCGGCATCTGGGTCACTATGGTAATGGGGCTGGCGGTGATCGTGATCGCCTATTTCTACAACACGATCCCCGGCTTGGGGGTGTTCGACCTGCTTATAAAGGTGGCCTCGGTGCTGGGTATCCCGGTGGCGATCCCGATCATCCTCGGATTGGTCTACAAGCGCACCCCCGGCTGGGCGCCCTACATGGTGATCCTGGTCGGGATGGCTATCGGCGGCGTGTTCGCGATCTGGAACTGGGAGCATTACCTGGGTTACGAGCTGTTTTACGCGGTGCTCTACCCGCTGTTGTGCTTCCTGTTCATCGTGCCGGGGATGTACTACCCGGATGAGCACGGCGGCAGCGCGAAGCGCCGCAGCTGGGCCAAGCGGCTGTTCTACCTGCTGGGCCTCTACTTTGTCGCCTATGGCATGTTCCTGTACCACAACCTGCCGCACGTGAGCGGCCCGGATGGACAGCCGGTGATCGATATCGCCAACCTGGTCTGGATCCAGCGTGTGGTGAAAGGCTTCTTCGAGAGCAAGTTCTGGCTCTGGGTCTACGCTATCGGCTGGGCCGTGATGGTCGAGATTGTCGGCCGTCTGCGGATCGTGCCGGATACGCGCTACACGACCCATGTGGAGGCTTTCTTCGCCAAGCTGGACCGTCCGGTGGACGTGAAAAAAGAGCTGGGGGAGGATTTCGATGAGCGGGCGGCCGACCTGTCCTCGTTCAAGATCGTGGGCCTGGTGATGGTGCTGATCGCCGTGCTGATGTGCCTTTTCTTCCTGCTCGACCTGAGCGCTCACGAAAAGCTCGTGACCGCAGCCGGGATAGTCGGCAACCTGGCCATCGGCCTGGCGCTGACCTGGCTTGGCCTGCGCCGCCGCCCGGGGAAAGCCGCGGCTTGACAGAACATACGCAGTCGGGTATCCTAAGGGCCGGGAATTGTCCGCGCGGACAATCCCGGCCCTTTTTTTGTCAACCTCATCCGGGAGAACCTGTATGAAAGCTCTGAGAACTGTGTTAGGCATCCTGATCCTGACCTGGCTCAACTTGTCCGCAGCCCAGCTTCCCGTGGCCCCGGCCACGGACAACGTGGAACGCGAGCAAGGCGACAATGGGTTCTCGCGCGGGTTCGGCGACACCAACCACGCCTGGAGTTTCGACTGGTTCGACAGCCACATGCACCTGGCCTACAGCCATTTTCCAAATGTTCTCAATCGCGGGGAAATCCAGGAGGTGATGGATGGCTGGTTCCGCCGGGTGGGAGTGTATGACTGCACCCGCGCGATCCTGCTCGACCCGTACCTGGAGACCATGGAATGGGCCAAGGACGATCCCCGGGTGTACGTGTTCTGGTGGATGACCTGGGAGCAGCAGGACAGCCTGCCCGCGATAAAGAGTCGCACTGAGGCCGGGCTGATCCAGGGCCTCAAGCTCCACACCGGCGATTTCCGCCGCAAAGCCGACCCGGACTACCATGTGATGGGCACGGCCAAGTGGCACGCGATCTACGACTATTGCGGAAAGGCCGGGCTGCCGGTGCTGATCCACGTGAGCGAGCACTGGGGCGACCAGGACTACACCACGGGAGTCGGGTCCAAGAAATTCTGGGCCCGGGCCGGCTACACGAACCAGGAACTGCTGGACTATTTCCTGACCGAGATGGTGGCCAAACATCCGGATGTCAAGTGGATCGTGGCGCACATGAATTTTCAGGGCCTGAAAACACTGTCCGCCCTGTTCGAGAAATACCCCAACCTCTATGTCGACACCTCGATCGGGATGTACCTGCGCGAGTACGACCGGCTGACCGCGGAGGAGATCGCACCCTACCGCGAGTTCTGTATCCGCTGGGCCGACCGCCTGATGTTCGGCACGGACGGTTTCGCCTACCAGCCACTGGAGAGTGAATACCCGGGCCACGTGCGCAACTGGTGGCTGCCACACTACATTTTCCTGGTCCAGCTCGGACTGCCTCAGGAGACCCTGGACAAGATCAGCCACGGCACCTGCGAGAAAGTGCTGGGCAAATATCTGAAACCGATGCCGGGGCAGTGAGGGAAAGGCTTAAAACAGGAGGCGGAGGCTCGTGACCAGCCACCAGAGGCCCCAGGCCCCGCCGAATGCGAGTATGGCGGCGCGGCGCAGACGGGGGTGGGCGGCCAGCGGGTCATGGCCGCTGCGCCAGGTATAGAGAGAAAGGGCCAGGAGAGCCAGCCCGGCTGCGTAGAGCGGCGGCCCGAACGGGTTGAGATGCAGGGCCAGGCGGGGCAGCCCGTGCGAGAGCGCGGCCACGGAGTGTGACAGGCCGCAGAACGGGCAGGGGATGCCGATCACGGCTTTCCAGAGGCAGAGGTTGGGCAGGCGGTCGAGGTTGACCGGAGAGAGAGCGAAACTGAGGCCGTAGAGCGCGAGAAGGCCCAGAGCGGTCCGCCGCGCCCGGGCGCGCAGCGCACCGGGGCTTTCTGTCGGCAGGGCGGCGCTTGGAATGGACCGCATGCGAGTACTCCTGTCTGCATTGACCCGTGTTTTATATTATAGCAGTCGAACGAAATGGCGCGGGGGCTTAAAATAACAGCCGGGATCGCCCAGCCCCAACACAAATCCGCTGTCGGCGGTTTCGGGGCTATTGACCCGGACTGAAAGGAGACAGTCAGCGATGCTGCAAACCAAACCGGACCGTGAGCACTGCCTGCGCCTGGCGGTAGCCCAGATACCGCTCAGCGCGAGTGTGGAGCGCAACTGTTCGGTCATGCTGCACTGGATGGAGCGCGCCCGTGCCGCCGGGGCCGACCTGGTGCAGTTCCCGGAGACAGCGCTCACTGGATATCATGGAGTGCACCTGGGGAGCATGGGCCAGATCGACCGTGAGAGCCTGGAGAACTGCAACCTCAGCCTGCGCGCGGCGGCCTCCCGCCTGAGGCTCTGGCTGGCCTACGGCAGCACACATTTCGAGTCGTGGCCGGACAAGCCCTTCAACTGCCTCTACCTGGTTAACCCGCACGGGGCGACGGTCGCGCGCTACGACAAGGTGTTTCTAACCGACACTGACAGCTTGGCCTACACGCCTGGCCGCGATCTGGTCCTGGCGCGGATCGGGGCTTTCCGAGTGGGGCTGTCGATCTGTTTCGACATGCGCTTTCCCGAGCTGTTCCGGCGCTACATGTTGGCCGGGGCCGACTTGGTGCTGGTTTCCAGTTTTCAGAGCGGAGGGGACCGGGCCGCGCACATGCGCACGGTTGCCCCCTCCACGCTGGTGACCCGCGCCTCGGAGAACGGCATGTGGCTC from bacterium encodes:
- a CDS encoding carbon-nitrogen hydrolase family protein is translated as MLQTKPDREHCLRLAVAQIPLSASVERNCSVMLHWMERARAAGADLVQFPETALTGYHGVHLGSMGQIDRESLENCNLSLRAAASRLRLWLAYGSTHFESWPDKPFNCLYLVNPHGATVARYDKVFLTDTDSLAYTPGRDLVLARIGAFRVGLSICFDMRFPELFRRYMLAGADLVLVSSFQSGGDRAAHMRTVAPSTLVTRASENGMWLACSNTSERPSWHEAMVIAYNGVVKARAHRHRASLAVADLDSRDCEPFTSYIRRSAQGLAQAGGGASLGLVEVG
- a CDS encoding N-acetylglucosamine-6-phosphate deacetylase produces the protein MEELTVRLPGRVYPQTVRLESGAVAGVERTDSSAEGLWLTHGLVDIQVNGYQGVLITSPELSLEGLENLENELYRQGVTRWCPTVTTNEPILIREVLGKLNAAIQKKALRRVHCIHTEANWLSAEEGFRGAHLPRFMSDPSVEEFDAWQAAAGGHIGYVSLAPERKGAIEFTRWLSGKGVLVALAHHNADYDTVVAAALAGARLSTHLFNGCAAVVPRHNNPIFAQLAEDRLWASFIPDGHHIPYHVLKTGLKAKGLSRSLFTSDLVYLGGKPDGEYTKGERTVVVRDGGVFMPGTGLLSGAWRSLAQGVDRAVAFGAVSADEALRLASLNPAELLGAPGGNQVFPGAGGPFVLFRETQGGLRLERIID
- a CDS encoding amidohydrolase; this translates as MKALRTVLGILILTWLNLSAAQLPVAPATDNVEREQGDNGFSRGFGDTNHAWSFDWFDSHMHLAYSHFPNVLNRGEIQEVMDGWFRRVGVYDCTRAILLDPYLETMEWAKDDPRVYVFWWMTWEQQDSLPAIKSRTEAGLIQGLKLHTGDFRRKADPDYHVMGTAKWHAIYDYCGKAGLPVLIHVSEHWGDQDYTTGVGSKKFWARAGYTNQELLDYFLTEMVAKHPDVKWIVAHMNFQGLKTLSALFEKYPNLYVDTSIGMYLREYDRLTAEEIAPYREFCIRWADRLMFGTDGFAYQPLESEYPGHVRNWWLPHYIFLVQLGLPQETLDKISHGTCEKVLGKYLKPMPGQ
- a CDS encoding DUF2752 domain-containing protein, with the translated sequence MRSIPSAALPTESPGALRARARRTALGLLALYGLSFALSPVNLDRLPNLCLWKAVIGIPCPFCGLSHSVAALSHGLPRLALHLNPFGPPLYAAGLALLALSLYTWRSGHDPLAAHPRLRRAAILAFGGAWGLWWLVTSLRLLF